One part of the Fusobacterium sp. DD2 genome encodes these proteins:
- a CDS encoding PTS sugar transporter subunit IIA, with translation MINMVKITDYMSEDLISLNLKSKTKAEVLIELSKLMEKSPNIEEGDDVVYTALVDREKIGSTGIGKGVAIPHAKTEGAKGLTIAFGISRDKIDFNSMDEEDVNIFFVFASPNKDSQVYLKVLARISRLIREESFRQGLLNCKSAREVIDYIDKKESE, from the coding sequence ATGATTAACATGGTAAAAATTACTGACTATATGTCAGAAGATTTGATTTCTCTAAATTTAAAATCGAAAACCAAGGCAGAGGTATTAATAGAACTTTCTAAACTGATGGAGAAATCTCCAAATATTGAAGAGGGAGATGATGTTGTTTACACGGCATTGGTAGATAGAGAAAAAATAGGAAGTACAGGAATAGGAAAAGGAGTAGCTATTCCCCACGCTAAAACAGAAGGAGCAAAAGGACTTACAATAGCATTTGGAATAAGCAGAGATAAAATTGACTTTAATTCAATGGATGAAGAGGATGTAAATATATTCTTTGTATTTGCTTCACCAAATAAAGATAGTCAAGTATATCTAAAAGTCCTTGCTAGAATCTCAAGACTTATAAGAGAGGAAAGTTTTAGACAGGGGCTTCTAAATTGCAAAAGTGCAAGAGAAGTAATAGATTATATCGATAAAAAAGAATCTGAGTAA
- a CDS encoding hemolysin family protein, which translates to MDTYQNIVLLIILILISGFFSASETALTSFRSIHLEKLEEEKEFKKAELLKKWLKNPNEMLTGLLVGNNVVNILASSIATVVTMKVIGGNSTSSIAIATAGMTVIILIFGEITPKIIAKNQTIKVAEIVITVIYYLTVVLKPLIIILMFISRFIGRILGIDLKDNEALMITEDDIISFVNVGEAEGVIEEEEKEMIHSIVAFGETTAKEVMTPRTSMLAFEGNRTIDDVWDELMENGFSRMPVYEETIDNIVGVLYVKDILGALKDKKTDVPIKNFVRPGYFVPETKSITEILQDFRSMKVHIALVLDEYGGIVGLVTIEDLIEEITGEIRDEFDTEEEEFIHKIDDNTFEVDGMIDIETLDKELEIKLPVSEGYESLGGLIITVLRRVAEPGDEIVLEEVRLKVLEVDKKRVAKVLVEKNYKTEELKSEEE; encoded by the coding sequence TTGGACACGTACCAAAATATTGTACTGTTAATTATTTTAATTTTAATTTCTGGCTTTTTTTCCGCATCGGAAACTGCTCTTACATCATTTAGAAGTATTCATTTGGAAAAGCTAGAAGAGGAAAAAGAATTCAAAAAAGCAGAATTATTAAAAAAATGGTTGAAAAATCCTAATGAGATGTTAACTGGACTTCTTGTGGGAAACAATGTAGTAAATATACTTGCTTCTTCTATAGCAACAGTTGTAACAATGAAGGTTATAGGAGGAAATTCTACTTCTTCTATTGCGATTGCTACTGCAGGAATGACAGTAATTATTCTTATATTTGGAGAGATTACTCCAAAGATAATTGCGAAAAATCAAACTATAAAAGTTGCTGAGATAGTTATTACAGTTATTTATTATCTGACAGTAGTATTGAAACCTCTAATAATAATACTTATGTTTATTTCAAGATTTATAGGTAGAATCTTAGGGATAGATTTGAAGGACAACGAGGCTTTAATGATAACAGAAGATGATATAATATCATTTGTCAATGTTGGGGAAGCTGAAGGAGTTATAGAAGAGGAAGAAAAAGAGATGATTCATTCTATAGTGGCCTTTGGTGAAACAACAGCTAAGGAGGTAATGACTCCTAGAACTTCAATGTTGGCCTTTGAAGGAAATAGAACAATTGACGACGTATGGGATGAATTAATGGAAAATGGATTTTCCAGAATGCCTGTGTATGAAGAAACAATAGATAATATAGTTGGAGTACTATACGTAAAAGATATATTAGGAGCGTTGAAAGATAAGAAAACTGATGTTCCTATTAAAAATTTTGTAAGACCTGGATATTTCGTTCCAGAGACAAAATCCATAACTGAAATTTTACAGGATTTCAGAAGTATGAAAGTTCATATAGCACTGGTTCTTGATGAATATGGTGGGATTGTTGGACTTGTAACAATTGAAGACCTAATTGAAGAGATTACTGGTGAGATAAGGGACGAATTTGATACTGAAGAGGAAGAATTTATTCATAAAATAGATGACAATACCTTTGAAGTTGATGGAATGATAGATATAGAAACATTAGATAAAGAACTTGAAATCAAGCTTCCAGTTTCAGAAGGCTATGAAAGCTTAGGGGGACTTATTATAACAGTGCTAAGAAGGGTAGCAGAACCTGGAGATGAGATTGTTCTAGAGGAAGTTAGATTGAAAGTACTAGAAGTTGATAAGAAAAGAGTTGCAAAAGTATTAGTTGAAAAAAATTATAAAACAGAGGAGTTAAAATCTGAAGAGGAGTAG
- a CDS encoding ACT domain-containing protein codes for MKKEEKREYYIVDKRILPNSIQSVIKVNDLVQHTNISKYEAIKKVGISRSTYYKYKDYIKPFFESGKEKVFNIHMSLIDKPGILAKILNIIAGEDMNILTILQNIAIDGIAKSTISIQTTENMLRKIEGMLEKISEVDGVKDIRIIGSN; via the coding sequence ATGAAAAAAGAAGAAAAAAGAGAGTATTATATAGTTGATAAAAGAATACTTCCAAATTCTATCCAAAGTGTAATCAAGGTAAATGATTTGGTACAACACACTAATATTTCAAAATATGAAGCAATAAAAAAGGTAGGAATTAGTAGAAGTACATATTACAAATATAAAGATTATATAAAACCATTTTTCGAAAGTGGAAAGGAAAAAGTTTTTAACATCCATATGTCTTTAATTGATAAACCTGGAATTTTAGCAAAAATTCTTAATATAATTGCTGGAGAAGATATGAATATACTTACAATACTTCAAAATATTGCAATAGATGGAATTGCTAAATCAACAATTTCTATTCAAACAACAGAAAATATGCTTAGAAAAATAGAAGGAATGCTTGAAAAAATATCTGAAGTTGATGGAGTAAAAGATATTAGAATAATTGGAAGCAATTAA
- the accB gene encoding acetyl-CoA carboxylase biotin carboxyl carrier protein, protein MKIDVKTIKELAENLDKYKLNEIAVESEGVKLTLKKEKPMKNIEVIQPQQIIPQVLVEGDAPAAEEQEEESLNCEYITAPMVGTFYTSSAPGNPAFVRVGTEVAPGETLCIIEAMKLLNEVKAHKACKIVKILVEDGQVVKKGDKLFAIE, encoded by the coding sequence ATGAAAATCGATGTAAAAACTATAAAAGAATTAGCTGAAAATTTAGATAAATATAAGCTAAATGAAATTGCAGTTGAAAGTGAAGGTGTAAAACTTACACTAAAAAAAGAAAAACCAATGAAAAATATTGAGGTAATTCAACCCCAACAGATTATTCCTCAAGTATTGGTAGAGGGAGATGCACCTGCTGCAGAAGAACAAGAAGAGGAGAGTTTAAACTGTGAATATATTACAGCTCCTATGGTAGGAACTTTCTATACTTCTTCAGCACCTGGAAATCCAGCTTTTGTAAGAGTTGGAACTGAAGTAGCTCCAGGAGAAACACTTTGCATAATCGAAGCTATGAAACTTTTAAATGAGGTTAAAGCTCATAAAGCATGTAAAATAGTTAAGATTTTAGTTGAAGATGGTCAAGTTGTTAAAAAAGGTGATAAACTATTTGCTATTGAGTAA
- a CDS encoding adenine phosphoribosyltransferase yields MDLKKYVTSIKDFPKEGIIFRDITTLMNDGDAYKYATEQIVKFAKDKNVDLVVGPEARGFIFGCPVSYALGIGFVPVRKPHKLPREVIEYSYDLEYGSNTLCMHKDAIKPGQRVLIVDDLLATGGTMEATIKLVEELGGIVEGLAFLIELEELKGREKLKDYPVLTLMKY; encoded by the coding sequence ATGGATTTGAAAAAATATGTAACTAGTATAAAAGACTTTCCAAAAGAAGGAATTATATTCAGAGATATAACAACTCTTATGAATGATGGAGACGCATACAAATATGCAACTGAACAGATAGTTAAGTTTGCAAAAGATAAAAATGTTGATTTGGTAGTTGGCCCAGAGGCTAGAGGATTTATTTTTGGATGTCCAGTTTCTTATGCACTTGGAATTGGATTTGTACCAGTAAGAAAACCTCATAAATTACCAAGAGAAGTAATTGAATACTCATATGATTTAGAATATGGTTCTAACACATTATGCATGCACAAAGATGCAATTAAACCAGGGCAAAGAGTACTTATTGTAGATGATTTATTAGCAACTGGTGGAACAATGGAAGCTACAATAAAATTGGTTGAAGAATTGGGTGGAATCGTAGAAGGACTTGCATTTTTAATAGAACTGGAAGAACTTAAAGGAAGAGAAAAATTAAAGGATTATCCAGTTTTAACATTGATGAAATATTAA
- the nrdR gene encoding transcriptional regulator NrdR, with protein MKCPFCNSEDTKVVDSRSFMDGYSIKRRRECINCQKRFTTYEKVEEIPLYIVKKDKRREKFDRNKLLRGLTAATIKRNISREELETFVLEIEKSIQNSLRNEISTKELGEIVMEKLLHTDQVAYVRFVSVYKEFNDIKSFIEIVEKISDNKDKEMEEKQE; from the coding sequence ATGAAATGCCCGTTTTGTAATTCTGAAGATACAAAAGTAGTAGATAGCCGTTCATTTATGGATGGATATTCTATTAAAAGAAGACGTGAATGCATAAATTGTCAAAAAAGATTTACAACATATGAAAAAGTGGAAGAGATTCCTTTATACATAGTTAAAAAAGATAAAAGAAGAGAAAAATTTGACAGGAATAAACTTTTAAGAGGGTTAACAGCTGCTACAATTAAAAGAAATATAAGCAGAGAGGAACTTGAAACTTTTGTATTGGAAATAGAAAAATCAATACAGAATTCACTTAGAAATGAGATAAGCACTAAGGAACTTGGAGAGATTGTAATGGAAAAATTATTGCATACTGACCAGGTTGCATATGTAAGATTTGTTTCAGTTTATAAGGAATTCAATGATATAAAATCTTTTATAGAGATAGTTGAAAAAATAAGTGATAACAAAGATAAAGAAATGGAGGAAAAACAGGAATGA
- the folD gene encoding bifunctional methylenetetrahydrofolate dehydrogenase/methenyltetrahydrofolate cyclohydrolase FolD produces the protein MTILDGKNLAKKIRNEVKEETALLMEKTGKKPGLAIVLVGDDPASKIYVNSKIKGCKEIGFESFAHFLPGNTSEEELLDTIDKLNRDDNVNGILVQLPLPDHINEKKVIAKIALEKDVDGFKPENLGMLFLNDKASIHSCTPAGILRLLDEYNIDLKGKDAVIVGRSNIVGKPLAGLFINRSATVTVCNSKTKDLKEKTKNADVVVMAVGKAKLLTEDMVKDGAVIVDVGINRTENGIVGDVDFENVAPKCSFITPVPGGVGPMTVAMLFHNTLKAFKNINNIE, from the coding sequence ATGACAATATTAGATGGTAAAAATTTAGCAAAGAAAATTAGAAATGAAGTAAAGGAAGAAACAGCTCTTTTAATGGAGAAGACAGGGAAAAAACCAGGTCTTGCTATTGTGCTTGTAGGAGATGACCCAGCTTCTAAAATTTATGTAAACTCTAAAATAAAAGGTTGTAAAGAGATAGGTTTTGAAAGTTTTGCTCATTTTCTACCTGGAAATACTTCAGAAGAGGAGCTTTTAGATACGATAGATAAGCTTAACAGAGATGATAATGTAAATGGAATTTTAGTACAACTTCCATTACCTGATCATATAAATGAAAAAAAAGTAATTGCAAAAATAGCATTGGAAAAAGATGTAGATGGATTTAAACCTGAAAATCTAGGAATGCTTTTCTTAAATGATAAAGCAAGCATACATTCATGTACACCAGCAGGAATACTTAGACTTTTAGATGAATACAATATAGATCTTAAGGGAAAAGATGCAGTTATAGTTGGAAGAAGTAACATAGTTGGGAAACCTCTTGCAGGGCTTTTCATCAATAGGAGCGCAACTGTAACAGTATGTAACAGTAAGACTAAAGATTTAAAAGAAAAAACTAAAAATGCAGATGTAGTAGTTATGGCTGTAGGTAAAGCAAAACTTTTAACTGAAGATATGGTAAAAGATGGAGCTGTAATAGTTGATGTTGGAATCAATAGAACTGAAAATGGAATAGTAGGAGATGTTGATTTTGAAAATGTAGCACCAAAATGTAGTTTCATCACTCCAGTACCTGGTGGAGTAGGACCAATGACAGTGGCAATGCTTTTCCATAATACTTTAAAAGCTTTTAAAAATATTAATAATATAGAATAA
- the fmt gene encoding methionyl-tRNA formyltransferase, with protein MRILFMGTPEFAVPCFDVLNKEYGIIGAFTKIDKPNMRGKKIKYTPVKEYALGNNIPIYQPNTLKSKETQDLIKELNPDLIVVVAYGKILPKEIIDIPKYGVINVHSSLLPKYRGAAPINAALIHGEEETGVSIMYIAEELDAGDVILTKKTKITDEDNFESLHDRLQALGAEGLLEAVKLIEKGEAPREVQDHSKATFVKPFSKEDCRIDWNKTEREIFNFVRGMDPLPTAFSMSNDKLFKIYAVKENHKVYENGVPGEVVDRIKKQGVVVKTGDGSVILTQVKPENKKILTGVDIMNGNVIKVGDKFN; from the coding sequence ATGAGAATACTTTTTATGGGAACTCCTGAATTTGCAGTACCATGTTTTGATGTATTAAATAAAGAATATGGAATAATTGGGGCATTTACAAAAATTGACAAACCAAATATGAGAGGGAAGAAGATTAAATATACTCCAGTAAAGGAGTATGCATTGGGAAATAATATTCCAATTTATCAGCCAAATACTTTAAAAAGTAAGGAAACACAGGATTTGATAAAAGAATTAAATCCTGATCTTATAGTGGTTGTAGCTTATGGTAAGATTTTACCTAAGGAGATAATTGATATTCCTAAATATGGAGTAATCAATGTACACTCATCTCTTTTACCAAAATATAGAGGTGCAGCACCAATAAATGCAGCACTTATCCATGGAGAAGAGGAAACAGGAGTAAGTATTATGTATATAGCTGAAGAGCTTGATGCTGGAGATGTAATTCTTACTAAGAAAACTAAAATAACAGATGAGGATAATTTTGAATCTCTTCATGATAGATTACAGGCTTTAGGAGCAGAAGGACTTTTAGAAGCAGTAAAGCTAATTGAAAAAGGAGAAGCTCCAAGAGAGGTCCAAGATCATAGTAAAGCAACATTTGTTAAACCTTTTTCAAAGGAAGATTGCAGAATTGATTGGAATAAAACTGAAAGAGAGATATTCAACTTTGTAAGAGGAATGGATCCATTACCAACAGCATTTAGTATGTCAAATGATAAACTGTTTAAAATATATGCAGTAAAAGAAAATCATAAGGTATATGAAAATGGTGTTCCTGGAGAAGTAGTAGACAGAATAAAAAAACAGGGAGTAGTAGTTAAAACTGGAGATGGAAGTGTAATTCTAACTCAGGTAAAACCTGAAAATAAAAAAATTCTTACAGGTGTGGATATTATGAATGGAAATGTAATTAAAGTTGGAGATAAATTTAACTAG
- a CDS encoding DUF502 domain-containing protein, translating into MKNFKRYFYTGLIALLPIVITVYIFNWIVSIMMSLINHSFITIVIHGILVKFVEEQQMDFYFQILVYAISLITMIGGTCLVGLTLQIVFFAKIMKKIKQLLRRIPLIKQVYSTISQIIDITVSGSQKSFQKAVLVEYPRRGIYSIGFLTSTDNFLLSKYIDTKEKLCNIFIPTSPNPTSGMFIIIPASDVKVLDIKIDDAIKLIISGGVILPEKEEDKDIEE; encoded by the coding sequence ATGAAAAATTTTAAGAGATATTTTTATACAGGGTTGATTGCCTTGCTTCCGATAGTTATAACTGTATATATATTCAACTGGATTGTAAGTATAATGATGTCACTTATAAATCATTCGTTTATTACAATTGTAATCCATGGAATACTTGTAAAATTTGTAGAAGAACAACAGATGGATTTTTATTTTCAGATACTTGTGTATGCAATATCACTGATAACTATGATAGGTGGTACCTGCTTAGTTGGATTAACATTGCAAATTGTGTTTTTTGCCAAGATTATGAAAAAAATTAAACAGCTATTGAGAAGGATACCTCTTATTAAGCAGGTATATTCAACTATAAGCCAGATTATAGATATTACAGTATCAGGAAGTCAAAAATCATTTCAAAAAGCAGTTCTTGTTGAGTATCCAAGAAGAGGAATTTACAGTATTGGATTTTTAACTTCAACAGATAACTTTTTATTGTCAAAATATATAGATACTAAAGAAAAACTTTGCAATATCTTTATTCCAACATCACCTAATCCAACATCTGGTATGTTTATAATAATACCAGCAAGTGATGTAAAGGTTTTGGATATTAAAATAGATGATGCAATAAAACTTATTATTTCTGGTGGAGTTATACTTCCAGAAAAAGAGGAGGATAAAGATATTGAGGAATAG